In Streptomyces durocortorensis, a genomic segment contains:
- a CDS encoding ABC transporter permease: MAETAVRADEGREAGGFAFEERPRLLEGLRAYGLIMAMWVRSTMAYRASFVMTALGDFAVTAFDFVTILLMFTHVDALGGYTLPEIALLYGLSATAFGLCDLLLGSMDRVGRRVRDGTLDTLLVRPVPVLAQVAADRFALRRAGRITQGLLVLGYALITLDIAWSPLKVLMLPVMVVSGAAIFGSVFVAGAAFQFVAQDASEVQNSFTYGGTTLLQYPPTVFAKDLVRGVTFVVPLAFVSWLPALYVLDREYPVDLPQWVAFLPPAVAAGCWVLAGLAWRAGLRAYRSTGS, encoded by the coding sequence GTGGCTGAGACGGCGGTACGGGCCGACGAGGGCCGGGAGGCGGGCGGCTTCGCGTTCGAGGAGCGGCCCCGGCTGCTGGAGGGGCTGCGCGCGTACGGGCTGATCATGGCGATGTGGGTGCGCTCGACGATGGCGTACCGGGCCTCGTTCGTGATGACCGCGCTCGGGGACTTCGCGGTGACGGCCTTCGACTTCGTGACGATCCTGCTGATGTTCACGCACGTCGACGCGCTCGGCGGCTACACGCTCCCGGAGATCGCCCTGCTGTACGGGCTCTCGGCGACGGCGTTCGGGCTGTGCGACCTGCTGCTGGGGTCGATGGACCGGGTGGGCCGCCGGGTCCGGGACGGCACGCTGGACACGCTGCTGGTGCGGCCGGTGCCGGTGCTGGCGCAGGTGGCGGCGGACCGGTTCGCGCTGCGCCGGGCCGGGCGGATCACCCAGGGGCTGCTGGTCCTCGGCTATGCGCTGATCACCCTGGACATCGCGTGGTCGCCGCTGAAGGTGCTGATGCTGCCGGTGATGGTGGTGAGCGGGGCGGCGATCTTCGGCTCGGTCTTCGTGGCGGGGGCGGCGTTCCAGTTCGTCGCGCAGGACGCCTCCGAGGTGCAGAACTCCTTCACGTACGGCGGGACGACGCTGCTCCAGTACCCGCCGACGGTCTTCGCGAAGGACCTGGTGCGCGGCGTGACGTTCGTGGTCCCGCTGGCCTTCGTCAGCTGGCTGCCCGCGCTCTACGTACTGGACCGGGAGTACCCGGTCGATCTGCCGCAGTGGGTGGCCTTCCTGCCGCCGGCGGTGGCGGCGGGCTGCTGGGTGCTGGCGGGTCTCGCGTGGCGGGCGGGGCTGCGGGCGTACCGGAGTACGGGCAGTTGA
- a CDS encoding excalibur calcium-binding domain-containing protein gives MQTTKQSRQPRRDFLRIPVGAVALALFLAGCGGGGGDTDDGGGKGAAKVAASASPSPSVQRALALMDDEEQRAVAGKSLDIDALDNDSITLESGDAAALLDAYDPDDLTLSVATAPGHGTATVSGASIAYTAATGYAGEDTFTYRVLVTGADVPAATAVVRIDVTAPKPSPKPTAKPTPKATTAAPVYYENCDAARAAGAAPVEKGDPGYAPHLDRDGDGVGCEPWGGGSSSSSGGSGGGSSSGGTSGGGGGSSTYYANCTAVRAAGAAPIRAGEPGYGRHLDRDGDGVACE, from the coding sequence ATGCAGACGACGAAGCAGTCACGGCAGCCGAGGCGCGACTTCCTCCGGATACCGGTGGGGGCCGTCGCGCTCGCGCTGTTCCTCGCGGGGTGCGGGGGCGGCGGGGGCGATACGGACGACGGGGGCGGGAAGGGTGCCGCCAAGGTCGCCGCGTCGGCCAGTCCATCACCCTCCGTGCAGCGGGCCCTTGCCCTCATGGACGACGAGGAGCAGCGCGCGGTGGCCGGGAAGAGCCTGGACATCGACGCCCTGGACAACGACTCCATCACCCTGGAGAGCGGCGACGCGGCGGCCCTGCTCGACGCCTACGACCCGGATGACCTGACCCTGAGCGTCGCCACCGCCCCCGGCCACGGGACCGCCACGGTGTCCGGGGCCTCGATCGCGTACACCGCCGCGACCGGGTACGCAGGCGAGGACACGTTCACCTACCGGGTGCTCGTCACCGGGGCCGACGTACCTGCCGCCACGGCCGTCGTCCGCATCGACGTGACCGCGCCGAAGCCGAGCCCGAAGCCCACGGCCAAGCCCACGCCGAAGGCGACGACCGCGGCGCCGGTGTACTACGAGAACTGCGACGCCGCCCGCGCCGCCGGGGCCGCACCCGTCGAGAAGGGCGACCCCGGCTACGCGCCCCACCTGGACCGCGACGGCGACGGCGTGGGCTGCGAGCCGTGGGGCGGCGGGTCGTCGTCCTCCTCCGGCGGGAGCGGCGGCGGTTCGAGCAGTGGTGGTACGAGTGGCGGGGGCGGGGGCAGCAGCACGTACTACGCGAACTGCACCGCCGTACGGGCCGCGGGCGCCGCGCCCATCCGTGCCGGGGAGCCCGGCTACGGCCGGCACCTCGACCGCGACGGGGACGGCGTCGCCTGCGAGTAG
- a CDS encoding ABC transporter permease: MRLYAVVAAGGFRRYATYRTATAAGVFTNTVFGFIVAYTYIALWDERPQLGGYDTAQALTYVWLGQALLMACAMMGGGFEDELAERIRTGDIAVDLYRPADLQLWWLAADLGRAAFHLLGRGVAPMFLGALAFDLALPGSLWTWPAFLVSVFLGLVVSFAVRFLVALSAFWLLDAAGAMRIASLAGLFFSGMLLPLNLFPGLLGEVARALPWSSLLQVPADVFLGRHTGWGLVEAYAFQGGWAVVLLLAGRLLQTAATRRVVVQGG, translated from the coding sequence GTGCGGCTCTACGCGGTCGTGGCGGCGGGCGGATTCCGGCGCTACGCCACCTACCGGACGGCCACGGCCGCGGGGGTGTTCACCAACACGGTCTTCGGCTTCATCGTGGCGTACACCTACATCGCCCTGTGGGACGAACGCCCGCAGCTCGGCGGCTACGACACCGCGCAGGCGCTGACCTACGTCTGGCTCGGGCAGGCACTGCTGATGGCCTGCGCCATGATGGGCGGCGGCTTCGAGGACGAGCTGGCGGAGCGGATCCGTACCGGGGACATCGCCGTCGACCTGTACCGCCCCGCAGACCTCCAGCTGTGGTGGCTGGCGGCCGACCTGGGCCGGGCGGCCTTCCACCTGCTGGGCCGGGGCGTCGCACCGATGTTCCTGGGGGCGCTCGCCTTCGACCTGGCGCTCCCCGGTTCCCTGTGGACCTGGCCCGCGTTCCTCGTCTCGGTGTTCCTGGGCCTCGTCGTCAGCTTCGCGGTGCGCTTTCTGGTCGCGCTGTCGGCGTTCTGGCTGCTCGACGCGGCGGGAGCGATGCGGATCGCGTCGCTGGCCGGGCTGTTCTTCTCCGGGATGCTGCTGCCCCTGAACCTGTTTCCCGGCCTGCTGGGCGAGGTGGCGCGGGCGCTGCCGTGGTCCTCGCTGCTCCAGGTCCCGGCCGATGTGTTCCTCGGCAGGCACACGGGGTGGGGGCTGGTGGAGGCGTACGCGTTCCAGGGCGGCTGGGCGGTGGTCCTGCTGCTGGCGGGGCGCCTGTTGCAGACCGCGGCGACCAGGAGGGTGGTGGTCCAGGGTGGCTGA
- a CDS encoding DUF445 domain-containing protein, protein MERTGSEEQDAGQGQKAERKSAGPGPGSGRGPGAGFGPGPGAGPLASFAYTAADEEKQRGVRRMKTTATGLLLLVALVYVLATWAKSSGVGGWPGYVAAAAEAGMVGALADWFAVTALFRRPLGLPIPHTAIIPTKKDQLGQSLGSFVGENFLSGDVIRDRIHALGVGKRLGVWLAEPAHADRVTAESATALRGALTVLRDSDVQAVVGEAITRRADAAEVGPSLGKMLEKVVTDGGHRKVVDLVCVRAHDWLVEHGDSVMNAVQGGAPGWTPRFVDKRVGERVYKELLRFVTEMRDMPEHPARGSIDTFLNDFAADLQSDEDTRARVERLKSEILGRSEVQDVIASAWSSVRTMIIAAAEDERSELRLRARASLMSLGARLANDERLQAKLDGWLEDAAVYVVTTYRAEITSLISETVAGWDADQTSKKIEAHIGRDLQFIRINGTVVGALAGLAIYTVSHALGG, encoded by the coding sequence ATGGAACGGACCGGATCCGAAGAGCAGGACGCGGGGCAGGGGCAGAAAGCCGAGCGAAAGTCAGCGGGCCCGGGCCCGGGCTCCGGAAGAGGCCCGGGCGCGGGCTTCGGGCCCGGGCCGGGCGCGGGGCCGCTGGCCTCGTTCGCGTACACCGCCGCCGACGAGGAGAAGCAGCGCGGCGTACGGCGCATGAAAACCACGGCCACCGGCCTCCTCCTGCTCGTCGCGCTCGTGTACGTGCTGGCCACCTGGGCGAAGAGCTCAGGTGTGGGGGGCTGGCCGGGCTACGTCGCGGCGGCTGCCGAGGCGGGGATGGTGGGCGCCCTGGCGGACTGGTTCGCCGTCACGGCGCTCTTCCGGCGCCCGCTCGGTCTGCCGATCCCCCACACCGCCATCATCCCTACCAAGAAGGATCAGCTGGGACAGTCCCTCGGTTCCTTCGTGGGTGAGAACTTTCTCTCCGGAGACGTCATTCGTGACCGAATTCACGCGCTGGGCGTCGGAAAGCGGCTCGGTGTTTGGCTGGCGGAGCCCGCCCACGCGGACCGGGTGACCGCCGAGTCGGCGACGGCGCTGCGCGGAGCGCTGACGGTGCTGCGGGACTCCGACGTCCAGGCGGTGGTCGGTGAGGCGATCACCCGGCGCGCGGACGCGGCTGAGGTCGGCCCGAGCCTCGGCAAGATGCTGGAGAAGGTCGTCACCGACGGAGGCCACCGCAAGGTCGTCGACCTCGTCTGCGTACGGGCGCACGACTGGCTGGTGGAGCACGGCGACTCGGTGATGAACGCGGTGCAGGGCGGGGCGCCGGGCTGGACGCCGCGGTTCGTGGACAAGCGAGTGGGGGAGCGGGTCTACAAGGAACTGCTGCGGTTCGTCACGGAGATGCGGGACATGCCGGAGCATCCGGCGCGCGGCTCCATCGACACGTTCCTCAACGACTTCGCGGCCGACCTCCAGAGCGATGAGGACACCCGGGCCCGGGTGGAGCGGCTGAAGTCGGAGATCCTGGGCCGCAGCGAGGTGCAGGACGTCATCGCGTCCGCCTGGTCCTCCGTCCGTACGATGATCATCGCGGCGGCCGAGGACGAGCGCAGCGAACTGCGGCTGCGGGCGCGCGCGTCGCTGATGTCGCTGGGCGCCCGGCTGGCGAACGACGAACGGCTCCAGGCCAAGCTGGACGGCTGGCTGGAGGACGCGGCGGTGTATGTCGTGACGACGTACCGCGCGGAGATCACGTCCCTCATCAGCGAGACGGTCGCGGGCTGGGACGCGGACCAGACCTCGAAGAAGATCGAGGCGCACATCGGCCGCGACCTCCAGTTCATCCGGATCAACGGCACGGTGGTGGGTGCGCTGGCGGGCCTGGCGATCTACACGGTGTCGCACGCGCTGGGCGGCTGA
- a CDS encoding alpha/beta fold hydrolase produces MRTFTVTVASGDEVQAAPVRLFCTDHGGDGPPLLLLHGLAGHCGEWDALAARFAATHRVVAFDARGSGASTRRPDDVSRAAHVRDVLAVARALGLSGEDTVLVGQSMGGLTALLAAAAHPEACRALILIEAGPAGPNPGLPVQIGDWLDSWPVPFPDAEAATAFFGGGPAGRAWAAGLAPGPGGLYPRVDRDVMVATVQENAHRDYWDAWDRVRCPVLVVRGESGAMQPEEADRMRARHPDTRVSVIPGAGHDAHLDDSAAVYGEMAAFLAGTRAEGAV; encoded by the coding sequence GTGAGGACGTTCACGGTCACGGTGGCGAGCGGCGACGAGGTGCAGGCGGCCCCCGTACGCCTCTTCTGTACCGACCACGGGGGCGACGGCCCGCCCCTGCTCCTGCTGCACGGGCTGGCCGGGCACTGCGGCGAGTGGGACGCGCTGGCGGCCCGGTTCGCGGCGACCCACCGCGTGGTCGCGTTCGACGCCCGGGGCAGCGGGGCGAGCACCCGCCGCCCCGATGACGTGTCGCGCGCGGCGCACGTCCGCGATGTCCTGGCCGTGGCGCGCGCCCTGGGCCTGTCCGGCGAGGACACGGTGCTGGTCGGACAGTCGATGGGCGGTCTCACCGCGCTGCTCGCCGCGGCGGCGCACCCGGAGGCGTGCCGGGCGCTGATCCTGATCGAGGCGGGCCCGGCAGGCCCGAACCCCGGGCTGCCGGTACAGATAGGCGATTGGCTCGACTCCTGGCCCGTGCCGTTCCCGGACGCGGAGGCGGCCACCGCGTTCTTCGGCGGCGGCCCGGCGGGCCGGGCGTGGGCGGCGGGCCTCGCACCCGGCCCCGGCGGCCTGTACCCCAGGGTGGACCGGGATGTGATGGTGGCCACGGTTCAGGAGAACGCGCACCGCGACTACTGGGACGCCTGGGACCGGGTGCGTTGCCCGGTACTGGTGGTGCGGGGCGAGAGCGGCGCGATGCAGCCGGAGGAGGCGGACCGGATGCGGGCCCGCCACCCGGATACGCGGGTGAGCGTGATCCCGGGGGCGGGCCATGACGCCCATCTGGACGACTCCGCTGCGGTGTACGGGGAGATGGCGGCCTTCCTCGCAGGAACCCGGGCCGAGGGCGCCGTGTAA
- a CDS encoding TetR/AcrR family transcriptional regulator: protein MPPTKTLREGSAPKRAAILSAARELFLTDGFDRSSVDAVAARAGVSKRTVYDYFGDKQTLLRTVVDSVGQSLVTAVRRTLDDTLTDRTEAAGLEDALVTFSMRIATDMLGSAEYATLRRLVRAESGHLPHQDYNPMADTPDEAIAERLAAFAAAGLLDVPDPRLAADQFLALTFGVALDRLGSANAAEDSRVRPLVVEGVRTFLRAYRTPSP, encoded by the coding sequence ATGCCGCCCACGAAGACCCTGCGCGAGGGGTCCGCGCCGAAGCGGGCCGCCATCCTTTCGGCGGCCCGCGAGCTGTTCCTCACCGACGGTTTCGACCGGTCCAGCGTCGACGCGGTCGCCGCCCGGGCCGGAGTGTCCAAGCGGACGGTCTACGACTACTTCGGCGACAAGCAGACCCTGCTGCGAACGGTCGTCGACTCCGTCGGGCAGTCACTGGTCACCGCTGTCCGGCGCACCCTCGACGACACCCTCACCGACCGCACCGAGGCCGCCGGTCTCGAAGACGCACTGGTCACGTTCTCGATGCGCATCGCGACCGACATGCTCGGCTCGGCGGAGTACGCCACGCTGCGACGGCTGGTCCGGGCGGAATCCGGCCACCTGCCGCACCAGGACTACAACCCCATGGCCGACACCCCCGACGAGGCGATCGCCGAGCGACTCGCCGCGTTCGCCGCGGCCGGGCTGCTCGACGTCCCCGACCCCCGGCTAGCGGCCGACCAGTTCCTCGCGCTGACCTTCGGCGTCGCGCTGGACCGGCTCGGTTCGGCGAACGCGGCGGAGGACTCCCGCGTCCGGCCACTCGTCGTCGAGGGGGTGCGGACCTTCCTCCGGGCCTACCGAACCCCTTCCCCATAG
- a CDS encoding DUF1707 SHOCT-like domain-containing protein has translation MRASDTERERIAELLREAVAEGRLEMDEFEQRLETAYKARTHGELEPLVQDLPAPGSAVAPVGASAPAPLRGSAANWPARIGGTATSKGGFALWGGFNRKGRWTVARKFTAFAMWGGGEIDLREAHFEDRETVIRCITIMGGLHVTAPPELNVDVRGVGIMGGFGEGSNEEGEPAPDAPYVRITGFALMGGVGVERKRTKAERRRLKEAEQAELEARRRRGPEGPDGGTRKEL, from the coding sequence ATGCGCGCATCCGACACCGAGCGTGAACGGATCGCCGAGCTGCTGCGCGAGGCCGTGGCCGAGGGCCGACTGGAGATGGACGAGTTCGAGCAGCGCCTCGAAACGGCCTACAAGGCGCGTACACACGGGGAGCTGGAGCCGCTCGTCCAGGACCTTCCGGCGCCCGGCTCGGCGGTGGCCCCGGTGGGCGCGTCCGCGCCCGCCCCGCTGCGGGGTTCCGCGGCGAACTGGCCCGCCCGGATCGGTGGCACCGCGACCTCCAAGGGCGGGTTCGCGCTCTGGGGCGGCTTCAACCGGAAGGGCCGCTGGACGGTGGCCCGGAAGTTCACGGCGTTCGCGATGTGGGGCGGTGGCGAGATCGACCTGCGCGAGGCGCACTTCGAGGACCGCGAGACCGTGATCCGCTGCATCACGATCATGGGCGGTCTGCATGTGACCGCGCCGCCGGAGCTGAACGTCGACGTCAGGGGCGTCGGCATCATGGGCGGCTTCGGCGAGGGCTCCAACGAGGAGGGCGAGCCCGCGCCCGACGCCCCGTACGTGCGGATCACCGGCTTCGCGCTGATGGGCGGCGTCGGCGTGGAGCGCAAGCGGACGAAGGCGGAGCGCCGCCGCCTGAAGGAGGCGGAACAGGCGGAACTGGAGGCGCGCCGCCGACGCGGTCCGGAGGGCCCGGACGGCGGCACCCGCAAGGAACTCTGA
- a CDS encoding SGNH/GDSL hydrolase family protein, with protein sequence MPRRQGYALLIALVAGTVALAAAVAFGTTLLSGPRPTPPPPAETHAAARNPVAPATSGGNWVATWTAAPVRAEPNTPNGLPGRTIRNIVHTSIGGNVARITLSNLFGTVPLVVDQATVNTRPVTFRGAAAVTIAAGGRIVSDPVVVPVAPDSDLEVGFRTPEPGGPVTYHPNSHQTSYLVDERGTRPTTNWRYLTAVDVRNERALGAIVALGDSLTAGSRSTTDANARWTDVLADRLGGRYGVANAGISGNRVVGIGRGTGGEAGTDRFERDVLSVAGVRTVIVALGINDVQQSPQETDPQRIVDSLRSLTERAHARGLTVVGATLTPFEGFPSWTPERNAVRLAVNEQIRAGTVFDAYVDFDEAVRDPAAPNRLLTAYDSGDHLHFNDDGYRALGDRVDLASLDRAPAPRSDAL encoded by the coding sequence ATGCCCAGGCGCCAGGGGTATGCCCTGCTCATCGCCCTCGTGGCGGGCACCGTCGCGCTCGCCGCCGCCGTCGCCTTCGGCACGACGCTGCTCTCCGGCCCCCGGCCGACGCCGCCCCCGCCCGCCGAGACCCATGCGGCCGCCCGTAACCCCGTCGCCCCCGCCACCTCGGGCGGCAACTGGGTCGCCACCTGGACGGCCGCACCGGTCCGGGCCGAGCCCAACACCCCGAACGGGCTACCCGGACGCACCATCCGAAACATCGTCCACACCAGCATCGGCGGGAACGTAGCCCGCATCACGCTGTCCAACCTCTTCGGCACGGTCCCCCTGGTCGTGGACCAAGCCACCGTCAACACCAGGCCGGTGACCTTCAGGGGCGCCGCCGCCGTCACCATCGCCGCGGGCGGACGGATCGTCAGCGATCCCGTCGTCGTGCCCGTCGCCCCCGACTCCGACCTTGAGGTCGGCTTCCGCACCCCGGAGCCCGGCGGGCCGGTCACCTACCACCCCAACAGCCACCAGACGTCCTACCTCGTCGACGAGCGCGGCACCCGGCCCACCACGAACTGGCGCTACCTGACCGCCGTGGACGTCCGCAACGAGAGGGCCCTCGGCGCGATCGTCGCCCTCGGCGACTCCCTGACCGCGGGCAGCCGCTCCACCACCGACGCGAACGCCCGCTGGACCGACGTCCTCGCCGACCGGCTGGGCGGCCGGTACGGGGTCGCCAACGCGGGCATCTCGGGCAACCGGGTCGTGGGCATCGGGCGCGGCACCGGTGGCGAAGCCGGGACCGACCGGTTCGAGCGCGACGTCCTGTCGGTCGCCGGGGTCCGGACGGTCATCGTGGCCCTCGGCATCAACGACGTACAGCAATCCCCCCAGGAGACCGACCCCCAGCGCATCGTGGACAGCCTGCGCTCCCTCACCGAGCGGGCGCACGCCCGCGGGCTCACGGTCGTCGGCGCGACGCTGACCCCGTTCGAGGGCTTCCCCAGCTGGACGCCCGAGCGCAACGCCGTACGGCTGGCGGTCAACGAGCAGATCCGGGCGGGGACGGTGTTCGACGCGTACGTCGACTTCGACGAGGCGGTACGCGATCCCGCCGCGCCGAACCGGCTGCTCACCGCGTACGACTCCGGCGACCACCTGCACTTCAACGACGACGGCTACCGCGCGCTCGGCGACCGGGTGGACCTGGCGTCCCTGGACCGGGCCCCTGCCCCCCGGTCCGACGCACTGTGA
- a CDS encoding endonuclease/exonuclease/phosphatase family protein, with protein MVAGVLGLHRWIPNSPGQVGSLVENFLPWAGLAVVLLLVLALVRRSAVALVAVLLPVAVWTHSFGALLLPEADPGARDLVVVQHNVSDENRDPAGTARALAAAGPDLIALEELVPPALSVYERTLAAEYPHHAVRGTVGLWSKYPLSGARSVDIKPDGIAEGWSRGLRAVARTPHGEVAAYVAHLPSMRIGTGGLASAWRDESARLLGRAIAAEETGALILLGDLNGAVDDRGLRPLASQLNVAERGFAFSFPASFPVARIDQVMARSATVGHLRALPATGSDHLPVAARVSLEPPR; from the coding sequence ATGGTGGCCGGGGTGCTGGGCCTCCACCGGTGGATTCCCAACTCGCCCGGGCAGGTAGGCAGTCTGGTGGAGAACTTCCTCCCGTGGGCCGGGCTGGCCGTCGTCCTGCTGCTGGTCCTCGCCCTGGTGCGGCGGTCGGCGGTCGCCCTGGTGGCGGTGCTGCTGCCGGTGGCCGTCTGGACGCATTCCTTCGGCGCGCTGCTCCTGCCGGAGGCCGATCCCGGTGCGCGGGACCTCGTCGTCGTACAGCACAACGTCAGTGACGAGAACCGCGACCCGGCGGGGACGGCCCGTGCGCTGGCCGCCGCCGGGCCCGATCTCATCGCGCTGGAGGAGCTGGTGCCTCCGGCCCTGTCGGTGTACGAGAGGACGCTGGCCGCCGAGTACCCCCATCACGCCGTCCGGGGCACCGTCGGGCTGTGGTCGAAGTACCCGTTGTCCGGAGCGCGGTCGGTGGACATCAAGCCGGACGGAATCGCGGAGGGGTGGAGCCGTGGGCTACGGGCCGTGGCCCGTACGCCGCACGGCGAGGTCGCCGCGTACGTCGCCCACCTGCCCTCCATGCGCATCGGAACGGGCGGTCTCGCGTCCGCCTGGCGGGACGAGAGCGCCCGGCTGCTGGGACGGGCCATCGCCGCCGAGGAGACCGGGGCGCTGATTCTGCTCGGGGATCTCAACGGGGCCGTCGACGACCGCGGGTTGAGGCCTCTCGCCTCGCAGCTGAACGTTGCCGAGCGCGGGTTCGCCTTCAGCTTCCCCGCCTCTTTCCCGGTGGCCCGGATCGATCAGGTGATGGCCCGCTCGGCCACCGTCGGTCACCTCCGCGCCCTGCCCGCCACCGGCAGCGACCACCTGCCGGTCGCTGCCCGCGTCAGCCTGGAGCCCCCACGCTGA
- a CDS encoding ABC transporter ATP-binding protein, whose translation MGGDGFITLDGVEKVFQVRRKAGLLRRERHEVRAVDGISFQVPRGEMVGYIGPNGAGKSTTIKMLTGILTPSGGRLRVAGIDPSRERTRLAHRIGVVFGQRTTLWWDLPLRDSYRLMHRMYRIPDRRYRENLERCVELLDLGALLDVPVRQLSLGQRMRGDIAAALLHDPEVLYLDEPTIGLDVISKVKVRQFLKELNAERGTTVLLTTHDLTDIEQLCSRVMVIDHGRLMYDGSLAGLHEAGESERMLVVDLERELPPIELTSGPSGPVLRAVRVEGPRQWLAFPAEASAAPLVARIAAEYPLVDLSVREPDIEAVIARMYESAP comes from the coding sequence ATGGGCGGCGACGGCTTCATCACCCTCGACGGCGTCGAGAAGGTCTTCCAGGTCCGCCGGAAGGCCGGTCTGCTGCGCCGCGAACGGCACGAGGTCCGGGCCGTGGACGGGATCAGTTTCCAGGTCCCGCGCGGTGAGATGGTCGGCTACATCGGCCCGAACGGGGCGGGAAAGTCGACCACGATCAAGATGCTGACGGGCATCCTCACCCCGAGCGGCGGCCGGCTGCGCGTCGCGGGCATCGACCCCTCCCGGGAACGTACGCGCCTGGCGCACCGCATCGGCGTCGTCTTCGGCCAGCGGACCACGCTCTGGTGGGACCTGCCGCTGCGCGACTCGTACCGGCTGATGCACCGCATGTACCGCATCCCGGACCGCCGTTACCGGGAGAACCTGGAACGCTGTGTCGAACTCCTCGACCTGGGCGCGCTGTTGGACGTCCCCGTACGGCAGCTCTCCCTCGGTCAGCGGATGCGCGGCGACATCGCGGCGGCACTGCTGCACGATCCGGAGGTGCTGTACCTGGACGAGCCGACGATCGGGCTCGATGTGATCTCCAAGGTCAAAGTGCGCCAGTTCCTCAAGGAGTTGAACGCCGAGCGCGGGACGACGGTCCTGCTGACGACGCACGACCTGACCGACATCGAGCAGTTGTGCAGCCGGGTGATGGTGATCGACCACGGCCGTCTGATGTACGACGGTTCCCTCGCCGGCCTCCACGAGGCGGGGGAGAGCGAGCGGATGCTGGTGGTGGACCTGGAGCGCGAGCTCCCGCCGATCGAGCTGACGTCCGGCCCGTCGGGGCCCGTGCTGCGAGCGGTCAGGGTGGAGGGCCCCCGTCAGTGGCTGGCGTTCCCCGCCGAGGCTTCGGCGGCCCCGCTGGTGGCGCGGATCGCGGCTGAATACCCGCTGGTCGACCTGTCGGTGCGGGAACCGGACATCGAGGCGGTTATCGCGAGGATGTACGAGTCGGCGCCCTGA